Proteins from a single region of Hydra vulgaris chromosome 12, alternate assembly HydraT2T_AEP:
- the LOC136087986 gene encoding zinc finger MYM-type protein 1-like: MRIVLVLMNIEILEMITAKEPENVDEVEFISNLSEVVVQNVDDIGQNENNEDQSGEDPKTNKDLPLNFNDPAKWPIIDGKFKALLMKYGPIQKLPSLFPEDEQGRKFSSFHFYRRISNGDKIKRTWLVYSITKDTVFCFCCKIFSPNKFSLSSHDGCRDWKNISVIIKRHETSSGHTTAYLNWRDLEVRLKSGATIDQINQKIIQSETQHWRQVLERIITLIRTLAGQNLALRGTCEKLFEPNNGNFLKFIEFLGNYDPIMSKHIQRITTSEIHTTYLGKTIQNEIVELLANKIKNHILAKLERAKYYSLILDCTPDISHIGQMTVVFRFVSATESSSEKPAEVEVSEHFVTFLELQDTTGANMTKVVVDKLQELGVNLDDMRGQGYDNGANMRGKYNGVQARIRQLNPRAFFVPCSAHSLDLVLNDAANCCMEAVAFFDLIQGIYNFFSASTHRWSILLNHLSDLTIKPLSATRWESRVDAVRALRFQISGVYDALIEIAEDNTLTTAPQVKSRAEAKGIARNISNFKFVCSLVLWYDILFQINIVSKMLQSQALDLSLALEHLNATKSFLCDYRCDEAFAAMVENAKKLAVELELFEGFDVDDPVRVRRKSRQFLYEGRDEPIVSPEQNFRVSFFNRILDIAIQAINERFTQLSEYNELFGFLYNIGSKHFTDDELLKHCKDLQLALMSDGQSDINGVELWYEIKAIGRRLDTSNSDPKSVLKCIYTSNVVEVFPNLSIALRILLTLPVTVASAERSFSKLKIIKSYFRSQMCQDRLVGLATISIEKEIADHLDIEDLVKDFAELKARKIHF, translated from the coding sequence ATGCGGATAGTGTTAGTGTTAATGAATATAGAAATTTTGGAAATGATAACTGCTAAAGAACCAGAAAATGTTGATGAAGTGGAATTTATCTCCAATTTAAGTGAAGTTGTTGTACAGAACGTCGATGATATAGGacaaaatgaaaacaatgaagATCAAAGTGGTGAAGACCCCAAAACCAATAAAGATTTGCCTCTTAATTTTAATGATCCGGCAAAATGGCCTATAATAGATGGTAAATTTAAAGCATTGCTGATGAAGTATGGTCCAATTCAAAAATTGCCGTCTTTATTTCCCGAAGATGAACAAGGTAGAAAATTTTCAAGCTTTCATTTTTATCGCCGAATTTCTAATGGCGATAAAATTAAACGCACTTGGTTGGTGTACTCCATTACGAAAGACACTGTATTTTGCTTTTGCTGTAAGATATTTAGTCCGAATAAATTCTCCCTGTCATCGCATGACGGCTGCCGAGAttggaaaaatatttctgtTATTATTAAACGACATGAAACATCAAGTGGCCACACTACTGCATATCTAAATTGGAGAGATCTGGAGGTGAGACTTAAATCAGGGGCTACAATTGATCAAATTAATCAGAAAATAATTCAATCTGAAACTCAACATTGGCGACAAGTTCTTGAAAGAATAATAACGTTAATTAGAACTCTTGCTGGACAAAATCTAGCATTAAGAGGAACATGTGAAAAGCTTTTCGAACCGAATAACggaaattttcttaaatttattgaattcttaGGAAATTATGATCCTATTATGAGTAAACATATTCAACGAATAACAACAAGTGAAATTCACACCACCTATCTCggaaaaactattcaaaatgaAATCGTTGAATTGCTtgctaataaaatcaaaaatcacATCTTAGCAAAACTAGAGCGAGCAAAGTACTACTCACTTATTTTAGACTGTACCCCCGATATAAGCCACATAGGGCAGATGACAGTTGTTTTTAGGTTTGTCAGTGCAACTGAATCATCTTCGGAAAAACCAGCTGAAGTCGAAGTTTCTGAACACTTCGTAACTTTTCTTGAATTACAAGACACAACGGGAGCAAATATGACAAAAGTTGTTGTCGATAAGTTGCAGGAATTAGGCGTAAATCTTGATGACATGAGGGGACAAGGGTACGATAATGGAGCCAACATGCGCGGAAAATATAATGGTGTGCAAGCCAGAATTCGTCAACTAAATCCTCGAGCTTTTTTCGTGCCTTGTAGTGCCCACTCGCTCGACTTGGTATTGAACGATGCAGCTAATTGTTGTATGGAGGCTGTCGCATTCTTTGATTTAATTCAAggcatttataactttttctcaGCATCAACTCACCGTTGGAGTATATTATTAAACCACCTAAGCGATCTGACTATAAAACCGTTAAGTGCCACTCGTTGGGAAAGCAGGGTCGATGCCGTACGGGCACTTCGATTTCAGATTAGTGGAGTTTACGATGCACTAATTGAAATCGCAGAAGACAATACATTAACTACTGCACCACAAGTCAAGAGTCGCGCAGAGGCTAAGGGAATAGCcagaaatatttcaaatttcaaatttgtttgcTCCTTGGTATTGTGGTATGACATTTTATTCCAAATTAATATTGTCAGCAAAATGCTCCAATCACAGGCTTTAGACTTGTCGCTTGCTCTAGAGCATTTAAACGCTACCAAATCTTTCCTATGCGATTATCGCTGTGATGAAGCATTTGCCGCAATGgttgaaaatgcaaaaaaattggcAGTTGAACTAGAACTTTTTGAAGGATTTGATGTGGATGATCCCGTACGCGTACGCAGAAAGAGTAGACAATTCCTATACGAAGGTCGTGATGAACCGATAGTATCACCAGAACAAAACTTCAGAGTATCTTTTTTCAATCGAATATTGGACATCGCAATTCAAGCAATAAATGAAAGATTTACGCAATTATCGGAATATAACGAGTTATTTGGGTTTCTTTACAATATCGGCAGCAAACACTTTACGGATGATGAGTTATTGAAACACTGTAAGGACTTGCAGTTAGCGCTTATGTCTGATGGCCAATCTGATATCAACGGGGTCGAACTTTGGTATGAAATTAAAGCTATTGGGAGACGACTTGATACTTCCAATAGCGATccaaaaagtgtattaaaatgtatttacacTTCTAATGTTGTCGAAGTATTCCCAAACCTTTCGATAGCTCTTCGCATACTACTAACGTTACCAGTCACAGTTGCTAGTGCTGAAAGAAGCTTTTCAaagctgaaaataataaaatcctaTTTCAGATCACAAATGTGTCAAGATCGTTTAGTTGGTCTAGCTACGATTTCCATCGAGAAAGAAATTGCTGATCATTTGGACATAGAAGATTTGGTTAAAGATTTCGCAGAATTAAAAGCTAgaaaaattcacttttaa
- the LOC100208772 gene encoding uncharacterized protein LOC100208772 isoform X2, whose product MESAKRKASSPVKKAKKSKKVSDGIKKPTSAYIYFVSDYRLVLKKKGKATNKVNEVAKMCGTAWNAMKENEKAPYYEKYNIDKARYLKEKEALDKKMGKDPNKPKRCQTAYFFFLHDFREQMKGKALLEGEKIPALAGEKWRSMTDDEKKVYNDMVQKDKQRYEKAMEEWKSKNPDQPKKSVPKKKIVAEPEEESSDDVDESEDDSEEESEEEDSE is encoded by the exons ATGGAAAGTG CAAAACGCAAAGCTTCTTCTCCAGTGaagaaagcaaaaaaatcaaaaaaagtcaGTGATGGGATTAAGAAGCCAACATCAGCATATATATACTTTGTATCTGATTATCgattggttttaaagaaaaaaggtaaAGCTACTAATAAAGTCAATGAGGTTGCGAAAATGTGTGGTACAGCCTGGAATGCAATGAAAGAAAATGAGAAAGCTCCATACTATGAAAAATACAATATAGATAAAGCAAGGTATTTAAAAgag AAAGAAGCACTAGATAAAAAAATGGGAAAAGATCCTAACAAACCAAAGAGATGCCAAAcagcgtattttttttttcttcatgatTTTCGAGAACAAATGAAAGGAAAAGCTTTATTAGAAGGTGAAAAAATCCCTGCATTAGCTGGTGAGAAATGGCGATCAATGActgatgatgaaaaaaaagtctataaTGATATGGTTCAGAAAGACAAACAAAGATATGAAAAAGCAATGGAAGAGTGGAAATCAAAA aatccAGACCAACCAAAGAAGTCTGTGcccaagaaaaaaattgttgcagaGCCAGAAGAGGAGTCATCTGATGATGTTGATGAATCAGAAGATGATTCTGAGGAAGAAAGTGAAGAGGAAGATTCTGAATGA
- the LOC100208772 gene encoding uncharacterized protein LOC100208772 isoform X1: MESGIFLKAKRKASSPVKKAKKSKKVSDGIKKPTSAYIYFVSDYRLVLKKKGKATNKVNEVAKMCGTAWNAMKENEKAPYYEKYNIDKARYLKEKEALDKKMGKDPNKPKRCQTAYFFFLHDFREQMKGKALLEGEKIPALAGEKWRSMTDDEKKVYNDMVQKDKQRYEKAMEEWKSKNPDQPKKSVPKKKIVAEPEEESSDDVDESEDDSEEESEEEDSE; this comes from the exons ATGGAAAGTG gCATTTTTCTTAAAGCAAAACGCAAAGCTTCTTCTCCAGTGaagaaagcaaaaaaatcaaaaaaagtcaGTGATGGGATTAAGAAGCCAACATCAGCATATATATACTTTGTATCTGATTATCgattggttttaaagaaaaaaggtaaAGCTACTAATAAAGTCAATGAGGTTGCGAAAATGTGTGGTACAGCCTGGAATGCAATGAAAGAAAATGAGAAAGCTCCATACTATGAAAAATACAATATAGATAAAGCAAGGTATTTAAAAgag AAAGAAGCACTAGATAAAAAAATGGGAAAAGATCCTAACAAACCAAAGAGATGCCAAAcagcgtattttttttttcttcatgatTTTCGAGAACAAATGAAAGGAAAAGCTTTATTAGAAGGTGAAAAAATCCCTGCATTAGCTGGTGAGAAATGGCGATCAATGActgatgatgaaaaaaaagtctataaTGATATGGTTCAGAAAGACAAACAAAGATATGAAAAAGCAATGGAAGAGTGGAAATCAAAA aatccAGACCAACCAAAGAAGTCTGTGcccaagaaaaaaattgttgcagaGCCAGAAGAGGAGTCATCTGATGATGTTGATGAATCAGAAGATGATTCTGAGGAAGAAAGTGAAGAGGAAGATTCTGAATGA